The proteins below come from a single Malus sylvestris chromosome 3, drMalSylv7.2, whole genome shotgun sequence genomic window:
- the LOC126614343 gene encoding uncharacterized protein LOC126614343 yields the protein MGNCIRHESSMWAGEDWGSLANGMNGDGYCDGDQANIKIMKREKNQIEEASQRDSCCSTTTTSNSSKIGAATELKIKITKKQWEELLGKVEFKQTSVEQVLAQLIGVSDGYETQLQRSWRPALQSIPENYIKGPGKTLALLGRPTLSWLSSTSPLTSDPRAA from the exons ATGGGAAACTGCATAAGGCATGAATCGTCTATGTGGGCAGGAGAGGATTGGGGGAGTCTAGCAAATGGAATGAACGGTGACGGTTATTGCGATGGTGATCAAGCAAACATAAAGATCATGAAGAGGGAGAAGAACCAGATTGAAGAAGCAAGCCAGAGGGATTCATGTTGTTCTACAACAACAACTAGTAACAGTAGTAAAATTGGTGCAGCAACAGAGCTGAAGATCAAGATCACAAAGAAGCAGTGGGAAGAGTTGTTGGGAAAGGTGGAGTTTAAGCAAACGTCAGTTGAGCAGGTTTTGGCTCAGTTGATTGGGGTTAGTGATGGCTATGAGACCCAGTTGCAAAGGTCTTGGAGGCCTGCTCTTCAAAGCATTCCTGAg AATTACATCAAAGGACCTGGAAAAACGCTCGCATTGCTGGGGAGGCCTACGCTGTCATGGCTCTCAAGCACGTCCCCGCTGACATCTGATCCCAGGGCGGCATAA
- the LOC126614340 gene encoding uncharacterized protein LOC126614340 isoform X3 — protein MKEHIFGFFPITPLPKIKHKNPKKEISFRNPSNFSKFKSRPINPSLPVSPIFHLPSIFNTQNPFSRFLSMADYEPPSFSLGLDLGFDSQLQPAAANHSTPAAAPNSSRGSNAHTPVEVDEELEPQITGPDPDPGSRPGRPLKRLKRGVAEKRESTPATPCRNVDDDIEDFSSGEDFVQADVHSSTQYHTVSSSSKVPLRGSGVLTSQSSCHIMGRKRKPVSDVSASVSLEESHKGFMFPKLTASPLRRFQLIDSDSDDPSPSESVSRGTCDVDASSKKQKYSSAHAATTSETKKKSSMSMPVDVDDVDLWKDFSPIKKFSIPTPALDEVCQEYLRSAKDKSAQKFERVSCLHTNENFHETMPGGQDFEQLWNTADPLPPAHRYFFHDDPKIRKLVCNRLPNFFPLVNIRGNQQSGASVIDYMGQFNNGDASKQRVSQKIDLEKTSNRQRNKSNVPNVEDASGSWVNPKDGRLAQKVSVNKSSKKGRIKSVKSNVGTVEHASGNWVEPRSCVSTKRVQANAQPSSQWDAFGGSGQAAGYWYTGPGGRKVYRCKTGQESSGSAAYRRYKKESGRFKEKCSQGEVRLTVMAISCR, from the exons ATGAAAGAGCACATCTTCGGATTCTTCCCCATCACGCCGctgccaaaaataaaacataaaaacccaaaaaaggaAATTTCATTTCGGAATCCCTCcaatttttccaaattcaaatcCCGCCCTATAAATCCCAGTCTGCCAGTCTCACCCATTTTCCATCTCCCTTCAATTTTCAATACCCAAAATCCATTTTCTCGATTTCTCTCCATGGCCGACTACGAGCCTCCGTCGTTCTCTCTCGGACTCGACCTTGGTTTCGATTCGCAGCTCCAACCAGCTGCCGCGAACCACTCCACACCCGCCGCAGCTCCAAACTCTTCGCGGGGTTCCAATGCACATACACCCGTTGAGGTAGATGAGGAGTTAGAGCCTCAAATCACGGGCCCGGATCCAGATCCTGGGTCCCGACCCGGCCGACCGCTCAAGCGGCTCAAGAGAGGGGTGGCTGAGAAGCGGGAATCTACGCCGGCTACGCCGTGTCGTAATGTTGACGACGATATCGAAGATTTCTCGTCTGGGGAAGATTTTGTTCAAG CAGATGTGCATTCGTCAACACAATACCATACTGTATCTAGTAGTTCAAAGGTCCCATTACGTGGAAGTGGGGTTTTAACCTCTCAATCATCCTGCCATATCATGGGAAGGAAAAGGAAACCAGTTTCAGATGTCTCAGCTTCTGTGAGTTTGGAGGAAAGCCACAAAGGATTCATGTTTCCGAAGTTAACTGCCAGTCCTCTTCGAAGGTTCCAATTAATTGATTCCGATTCTGATGATCCTTCACCCAGTGAAAGTGTGAGCAGGGGTACTTGTGATGTTGATgcatcctcaaagaagcaaaagtATAGTTCTGCCCATGCTGCAACTACTAGTGAAACAAAGAAGAAATCTTCTATGAGTATGCCTGTAGATGTGGATGATGTGGATTTATGGAAAGATTTCAGTCCGATCAAGAAGTTTAGCATTCCAACACCTGCTTTAGATGAGGTATGTCAGGAGTACTTGCGATCTGCGAAGGATAAGTCTGCTCAGAAATTTGAGAGGGTTTCATGTTTACATACCAATGAGAATTTTCATGAAACAATGCCTGGTGGCCAAGATTTTGAACAACTCTGGAATACGGCTGATCCCCTTCCACCTGCTCATCGTTACTTTTTTCATGATGATCCAAAGATTCGGAAATTAGTCTGCAATCGCTTGCCCAATTTTTTCCCACTCGTTAACATCAGAGGAAATCAGCAGAGTGGTGCATCAGTAATTGATTACAT GGGTCAGTTTAACAATGGAGATGCTTCAAAACAGAGAGTGAGTCAGAAGATTGACCTTGAAAAAACCTCTAATAGGCAAAGAAATAAATCAAACgtaccaaatgttgaagatgCTTCTGGAAGCTGGGTGAACCCAAAAGATGGTAGACTAGCACAGAAAGTTAGTGTCAATAAAAGCTCAAAAAAGGGAAGAATTAAGTCAGTAAAATCCAATGTTGGAACAGTCGAGCATGCTTCTGGAAACTGGGTGGAACCCAGAAGCTGCGTCAGTACAAAGCGGGTTCAAGCAAATGCACAACCTTCTAGTCAATGGGATGCGTTTGGTGGAAGTGGGCAAGCTGCTGGTTATTGGTATACCGGCCCTGGTGGAAGGAAG GTTTATCGTTGCAAAACTGGGCAGGAATCGAGTGGTTCGGCAGCCTACAGACGGTATAAGAAG GAAAGTGGacgttttaaagaaaaatgttcCCAAGGAGAGGTGAGGCTGACAGTCATGGCCATTTCTTGTCGATAA
- the LOC126614340 gene encoding uncharacterized protein LOC126614340 isoform X2, with product MKEHIFGFFPITPLPKIKHKNPKKEISFRNPSNFSKFKSRPINPSLPVSPIFHLPSIFNTQNPFSRFLSMADYEPPSFSLGLDLGFDSQLQPAAANHSTPAAAPNSSRGSNAHTPVEVDEELEPQITGPDPDPGSRPGRPLKRLKRGVAEKRESTPATPCRNVDDDIEDFSSGEDFVQADVHSSTQYHTVSSSSKVPLRGSGVLTSQSSCHIMGRKRKPVSDVSASVSLEESHKGFMFPKLTASPLRRFQLIDSDSDDPSPSESVSRGTCDVDASSKKQKYSSAHAATTSETKKKSSMSMPVDVDDVDLWKDFSPIKKFSIPTPALDEVCQEYLRSAKDKSAQKFERVSCLHTNENFHETMPGGQDFEQLWNTADPLPPAHRYFFHDDPKIRKLVCNRLPNFFPLVNIRGNQQSGASVIDYMGQFNNGDASKQRVSQKIDLEKTSNRQRNKSNVPNVEDASGSWVNPKDGRLAQKVSVNKSSKKGRIKSVKSNVGTVEHASGNWVEPRSCVSTKRVQANAQPSSQWDAFGGSGQAAGYWYTGPGGRKVYRCKTGQELSGSAAYKQYKKESGRFKEKCSQGEVRLTVMAISCR from the exons ATGAAAGAGCACATCTTCGGATTCTTCCCCATCACGCCGctgccaaaaataaaacataaaaacccaaaaaaggaAATTTCATTTCGGAATCCCTCcaatttttccaaattcaaatcCCGCCCTATAAATCCCAGTCTGCCAGTCTCACCCATTTTCCATCTCCCTTCAATTTTCAATACCCAAAATCCATTTTCTCGATTTCTCTCCATGGCCGACTACGAGCCTCCGTCGTTCTCTCTCGGACTCGACCTTGGTTTCGATTCGCAGCTCCAACCAGCTGCCGCGAACCACTCCACACCCGCCGCAGCTCCAAACTCTTCGCGGGGTTCCAATGCACATACACCCGTTGAGGTAGATGAGGAGTTAGAGCCTCAAATCACGGGCCCGGATCCAGATCCTGGGTCCCGACCCGGCCGACCGCTCAAGCGGCTCAAGAGAGGGGTGGCTGAGAAGCGGGAATCTACGCCGGCTACGCCGTGTCGTAATGTTGACGACGATATCGAAGATTTCTCGTCTGGGGAAGATTTTGTTCAAG CAGATGTGCATTCGTCAACACAATACCATACTGTATCTAGTAGTTCAAAGGTCCCATTACGTGGAAGTGGGGTTTTAACCTCTCAATCATCCTGCCATATCATGGGAAGGAAAAGGAAACCAGTTTCAGATGTCTCAGCTTCTGTGAGTTTGGAGGAAAGCCACAAAGGATTCATGTTTCCGAAGTTAACTGCCAGTCCTCTTCGAAGGTTCCAATTAATTGATTCCGATTCTGATGATCCTTCACCCAGTGAAAGTGTGAGCAGGGGTACTTGTGATGTTGATgcatcctcaaagaagcaaaagtATAGTTCTGCCCATGCTGCAACTACTAGTGAAACAAAGAAGAAATCTTCTATGAGTATGCCTGTAGATGTGGATGATGTGGATTTATGGAAAGATTTCAGTCCGATCAAGAAGTTTAGCATTCCAACACCTGCTTTAGATGAGGTATGTCAGGAGTACTTGCGATCTGCGAAGGATAAGTCTGCTCAGAAATTTGAGAGGGTTTCATGTTTACATACCAATGAGAATTTTCATGAAACAATGCCTGGTGGCCAAGATTTTGAACAACTCTGGAATACGGCTGATCCCCTTCCACCTGCTCATCGTTACTTTTTTCATGATGATCCAAAGATTCGGAAATTAGTCTGCAATCGCTTGCCCAATTTTTTCCCACTCGTTAACATCAGAGGAAATCAGCAGAGTGGTGCATCAGTAATTGATTACAT GGGTCAGTTTAACAATGGAGATGCTTCAAAACAGAGAGTGAGTCAGAAGATTGACCTTGAAAAAACCTCTAATAGGCAAAGAAATAAATCAAACgtaccaaatgttgaagatgCTTCTGGAAGCTGGGTGAACCCAAAAGATGGTAGACTAGCACAGAAAGTTAGTGTCAATAAAAGCTCAAAAAAGGGAAGAATTAAGTCAGTAAAATCCAATGTTGGAACAGTCGAGCATGCTTCTGGAAACTGGGTGGAACCCAGAAGCTGCGTCAGTACAAAGCGGGTTCAAGCAAATGCACAACCTTCTAGTCAATGGGATGCGTTTGGTGGAAGTGGGCAAGCTGCTGGTTATTGGTATACCGGCCCTGGTGGAAGGAAG GTTTATCGTTGCAAAACTGGGCAGGAATTGAGTGGTTCGGCAGCCTACAAACAGTATAAGAAG GAAAGTGGacgttttaaagaaaaatgttcCCAAGGAGAGGTGAGGCTGACAGTCATGGCCATTTCTTGTCGATAA
- the LOC126614340 gene encoding uncharacterized protein LOC126614340 isoform X1: protein MKEHIFGFFPITPLPKIKHKNPKKEISFRNPSNFSKFKSRPINPSLPVSPIFHLPSIFNTQNPFSRFLSMADYEPPSFSLGLDLGFDSQLQPAAANHSTPAAAPNSSRGSNAHTPVEVDEELEPQITGPDPDPGSRPGRPLKRLKRGVAEKRESTPATPCRNVDDDIEDFSSGEDFVQADVHSSTQYHTVSSSSKVPLRGSGVLTSQSSCHIMGRKRKPVSDVSASVSLEESHKGFMFPKLTASPLRRFQLIDSDSDDPSPSESVSRGTCDVDASSKKQKYSSAHAATTSETKKKSSMSMPVDVDDVDLWKDFSPIKKFSIPTPALDEVCQEYLRSAKDKSAQKFERVSCLHTNENFHETMPGGQDFEQLWNTADPLPPAHRYFFHDDPKIRKLVCNRLPNFFPLVNIRGNQQSGASVIDYMGQFNNGDASKQRVSQKIDLEKTSNRQRNKSNVPNVEDASGSWVNPKDGRLAQKVSVNKSSKKGRIKSVKSNVGTVEHASGNWVEPRSCVSTKRVQANAQPSSQWDAFGGSGQAAGYWYTGPGGRKVYRCKTGQELSGSAAYKQYKKESGRSVQAKKAKPKPKKKNVPKKR from the exons ATGAAAGAGCACATCTTCGGATTCTTCCCCATCACGCCGctgccaaaaataaaacataaaaacccaaaaaaggaAATTTCATTTCGGAATCCCTCcaatttttccaaattcaaatcCCGCCCTATAAATCCCAGTCTGCCAGTCTCACCCATTTTCCATCTCCCTTCAATTTTCAATACCCAAAATCCATTTTCTCGATTTCTCTCCATGGCCGACTACGAGCCTCCGTCGTTCTCTCTCGGACTCGACCTTGGTTTCGATTCGCAGCTCCAACCAGCTGCCGCGAACCACTCCACACCCGCCGCAGCTCCAAACTCTTCGCGGGGTTCCAATGCACATACACCCGTTGAGGTAGATGAGGAGTTAGAGCCTCAAATCACGGGCCCGGATCCAGATCCTGGGTCCCGACCCGGCCGACCGCTCAAGCGGCTCAAGAGAGGGGTGGCTGAGAAGCGGGAATCTACGCCGGCTACGCCGTGTCGTAATGTTGACGACGATATCGAAGATTTCTCGTCTGGGGAAGATTTTGTTCAAG CAGATGTGCATTCGTCAACACAATACCATACTGTATCTAGTAGTTCAAAGGTCCCATTACGTGGAAGTGGGGTTTTAACCTCTCAATCATCCTGCCATATCATGGGAAGGAAAAGGAAACCAGTTTCAGATGTCTCAGCTTCTGTGAGTTTGGAGGAAAGCCACAAAGGATTCATGTTTCCGAAGTTAACTGCCAGTCCTCTTCGAAGGTTCCAATTAATTGATTCCGATTCTGATGATCCTTCACCCAGTGAAAGTGTGAGCAGGGGTACTTGTGATGTTGATgcatcctcaaagaagcaaaagtATAGTTCTGCCCATGCTGCAACTACTAGTGAAACAAAGAAGAAATCTTCTATGAGTATGCCTGTAGATGTGGATGATGTGGATTTATGGAAAGATTTCAGTCCGATCAAGAAGTTTAGCATTCCAACACCTGCTTTAGATGAGGTATGTCAGGAGTACTTGCGATCTGCGAAGGATAAGTCTGCTCAGAAATTTGAGAGGGTTTCATGTTTACATACCAATGAGAATTTTCATGAAACAATGCCTGGTGGCCAAGATTTTGAACAACTCTGGAATACGGCTGATCCCCTTCCACCTGCTCATCGTTACTTTTTTCATGATGATCCAAAGATTCGGAAATTAGTCTGCAATCGCTTGCCCAATTTTTTCCCACTCGTTAACATCAGAGGAAATCAGCAGAGTGGTGCATCAGTAATTGATTACAT GGGTCAGTTTAACAATGGAGATGCTTCAAAACAGAGAGTGAGTCAGAAGATTGACCTTGAAAAAACCTCTAATAGGCAAAGAAATAAATCAAACgtaccaaatgttgaagatgCTTCTGGAAGCTGGGTGAACCCAAAAGATGGTAGACTAGCACAGAAAGTTAGTGTCAATAAAAGCTCAAAAAAGGGAAGAATTAAGTCAGTAAAATCCAATGTTGGAACAGTCGAGCATGCTTCTGGAAACTGGGTGGAACCCAGAAGCTGCGTCAGTACAAAGCGGGTTCAAGCAAATGCACAACCTTCTAGTCAATGGGATGCGTTTGGTGGAAGTGGGCAAGCTGCTGGTTATTGGTATACCGGCCCTGGTGGAAGGAAG GTTTATCGTTGCAAAACTGGGCAGGAATTGAGTGGTTCGGCAGCCTACAAACAGTATAAGAAG GAAAGTGGACGTTCTGTGCAAGCCAAGAaagcaaaaccaaaaccaaaaaagaaaaatgttccCAAGAAGAGGTGA
- the LOC126614340 gene encoding uncharacterized protein LOC126614340 isoform X4 — protein MKEHIFGFFPITPLPKIKHKNPKKEISFRNPSNFSKFKSRPINPSLPVSPIFHLPSIFNTQNPFSRFLSMADYEPPSFSLGLDLGFDSQLQPAAANHSTPAAAPNSSRGSNAHTPVEVDEELEPQITGPDPDPGSRPGRPLKRLKRGVAEKRESTPATPCRNVDDDIEDFSSGEDFVQDVHSSTQYHTVSSSSKVPLRGSGVLTSQSSCHIMGRKRKPVSDVSASVSLEESHKGFMFPKLTASPLRRFQLIDSDSDDPSPSESVSRGTCDVDASSKKQKYSSAHAATTSETKKKSSMSMPVDVDDVDLWKDFSPIKKFSIPTPALDEVCQEYLRSAKDKSAQKFERVSCLHTNENFHETMPGGQDFEQLWNTADPLPPAHRYFFHDDPKIRKLVCNRLPNFFPLVNIRGNQQSGASVIDYMGQFNNGDASKQRVSQKIDLEKTSNRQRNKSNVPNVEDASGSWVNPKDGRLAQKVSVNKSSKKGRIKSVKSNVGTVEHASGNWVEPRSCVSTKRVQANAQPSSQWDAFGGSGQAAGYWYTGPGGRKVYRCKTGQELSGSAAYKQYKKESGRSVQAKKAKPKPKKKNVPKKR, from the exons ATGAAAGAGCACATCTTCGGATTCTTCCCCATCACGCCGctgccaaaaataaaacataaaaacccaaaaaaggaAATTTCATTTCGGAATCCCTCcaatttttccaaattcaaatcCCGCCCTATAAATCCCAGTCTGCCAGTCTCACCCATTTTCCATCTCCCTTCAATTTTCAATACCCAAAATCCATTTTCTCGATTTCTCTCCATGGCCGACTACGAGCCTCCGTCGTTCTCTCTCGGACTCGACCTTGGTTTCGATTCGCAGCTCCAACCAGCTGCCGCGAACCACTCCACACCCGCCGCAGCTCCAAACTCTTCGCGGGGTTCCAATGCACATACACCCGTTGAGGTAGATGAGGAGTTAGAGCCTCAAATCACGGGCCCGGATCCAGATCCTGGGTCCCGACCCGGCCGACCGCTCAAGCGGCTCAAGAGAGGGGTGGCTGAGAAGCGGGAATCTACGCCGGCTACGCCGTGTCGTAATGTTGACGACGATATCGAAGATTTCTCGTCTGGGGAAGATTTTGTTCAAG ATGTGCATTCGTCAACACAATACCATACTGTATCTAGTAGTTCAAAGGTCCCATTACGTGGAAGTGGGGTTTTAACCTCTCAATCATCCTGCCATATCATGGGAAGGAAAAGGAAACCAGTTTCAGATGTCTCAGCTTCTGTGAGTTTGGAGGAAAGCCACAAAGGATTCATGTTTCCGAAGTTAACTGCCAGTCCTCTTCGAAGGTTCCAATTAATTGATTCCGATTCTGATGATCCTTCACCCAGTGAAAGTGTGAGCAGGGGTACTTGTGATGTTGATgcatcctcaaagaagcaaaagtATAGTTCTGCCCATGCTGCAACTACTAGTGAAACAAAGAAGAAATCTTCTATGAGTATGCCTGTAGATGTGGATGATGTGGATTTATGGAAAGATTTCAGTCCGATCAAGAAGTTTAGCATTCCAACACCTGCTTTAGATGAGGTATGTCAGGAGTACTTGCGATCTGCGAAGGATAAGTCTGCTCAGAAATTTGAGAGGGTTTCATGTTTACATACCAATGAGAATTTTCATGAAACAATGCCTGGTGGCCAAGATTTTGAACAACTCTGGAATACGGCTGATCCCCTTCCACCTGCTCATCGTTACTTTTTTCATGATGATCCAAAGATTCGGAAATTAGTCTGCAATCGCTTGCCCAATTTTTTCCCACTCGTTAACATCAGAGGAAATCAGCAGAGTGGTGCATCAGTAATTGATTACAT GGGTCAGTTTAACAATGGAGATGCTTCAAAACAGAGAGTGAGTCAGAAGATTGACCTTGAAAAAACCTCTAATAGGCAAAGAAATAAATCAAACgtaccaaatgttgaagatgCTTCTGGAAGCTGGGTGAACCCAAAAGATGGTAGACTAGCACAGAAAGTTAGTGTCAATAAAAGCTCAAAAAAGGGAAGAATTAAGTCAGTAAAATCCAATGTTGGAACAGTCGAGCATGCTTCTGGAAACTGGGTGGAACCCAGAAGCTGCGTCAGTACAAAGCGGGTTCAAGCAAATGCACAACCTTCTAGTCAATGGGATGCGTTTGGTGGAAGTGGGCAAGCTGCTGGTTATTGGTATACCGGCCCTGGTGGAAGGAAG GTTTATCGTTGCAAAACTGGGCAGGAATTGAGTGGTTCGGCAGCCTACAAACAGTATAAGAAG GAAAGTGGACGTTCTGTGCAAGCCAAGAaagcaaaaccaaaaccaaaaaagaaaaatgttccCAAGAAGAGGTGA